From Micromonospora echinospora, one genomic window encodes:
- a CDS encoding ArsR/SmtB family transcription factor: MASLEERVAALEAQVAELVGRAPTSTPSNPPGDGDTFWALDGLRQRLPEGHPGAVLYTGTVDLDGERYDWQYGLPVDTVLAGDWSESATALTALAHPVRLRLLREILGGRRGTAELAGIEELGTTGQLHHHLRQLTAAGWLRSAGRGRYAVPAERVVPLLTILTATHR; encoded by the coding sequence ATGGCATCCCTGGAGGAACGGGTCGCGGCGCTGGAAGCACAGGTCGCGGAACTCGTCGGGCGCGCGCCCACGTCGACACCGTCGAACCCACCCGGCGACGGCGACACGTTCTGGGCACTCGACGGGCTCCGGCAGCGACTGCCCGAGGGGCACCCGGGCGCGGTCCTCTACACCGGCACCGTCGACCTGGACGGCGAGCGGTACGACTGGCAGTACGGCCTCCCCGTCGACACCGTGCTCGCCGGTGACTGGTCCGAGTCGGCCACCGCGCTGACCGCGCTGGCCCACCCGGTCCGGCTGCGGCTGCTGCGCGAGATCCTCGGCGGCCGGCGCGGCACCGCCGAACTGGCCGGGATCGAGGAACTCGGCACCACCGGCCAGCTCCACCACCACCTGCGCCAGCTCACCGCCGCCGGATGGCTGCGCAGCGCCGGCCGGGGCCGGTACGCCGTTCCCGCCGAACGGGTGGTGCCGCTGCTCACCATCCTCACCGCCACCCACCGTTGA
- a CDS encoding GNAT family N-acetyltransferase, whose product MDLVRIEPWQERDLGLLRRINTPEMKRHLGGPESEEKVLARHRKYVDFGGTGAGCMFRVVGLPEGEAVGSVGYWERVWRGATVYELGWSILPAYQGRGLATAALVAAVAQARARRRHRHAHAFPSVDNAASNAVCRKAGFTLLGETDFEFPPGRLMRSNDWRLDLTAGVG is encoded by the coding sequence GTGGACCTGGTGCGGATCGAGCCGTGGCAGGAGCGGGACCTCGGCCTGCTGCGGCGGATCAACACGCCGGAGATGAAGCGACATCTGGGCGGTCCGGAAAGCGAGGAGAAGGTCCTCGCCCGCCACCGGAAGTACGTCGACTTCGGGGGCACCGGCGCGGGCTGCATGTTCCGGGTGGTCGGGCTGCCGGAGGGCGAGGCGGTCGGCAGTGTCGGCTACTGGGAGCGCGTGTGGCGCGGCGCGACGGTGTACGAGCTGGGCTGGTCGATCCTGCCGGCGTACCAGGGCAGGGGTCTGGCCACGGCGGCACTCGTCGCCGCCGTGGCCCAGGCCCGCGCCCGGCGGCGGCACCGTCACGCGCACGCCTTCCCCTCGGTCGACAACGCCGCGTCGAACGCGGTCTGCCGCAAGGCGGGGTTCACCCTGCTCGGCGAGACCGACTTCGAGTTCCCGCCGGGCCGGTTGATGCGCTCGAACGACTGGCGGCTGGACCTCACCGCCGGGGTAGGGTGA
- a CDS encoding aldo/keto reductase produces the protein MTTTTIPDITLNDGNTIPQLGFGVFQIEPRDTVAAVREALRVGYRHIDTAQMYGNEAEVGQAIRTSGLEREEVFVTSKLSNAFHRPDDARKAIQSTLDELKFNYVDLFLIHWPLPTRYDGDFVSTWKALEEFRADGRARSIGVSNFQVPHLERLAAETDTPPAVNQVEVHPYFGNEQVRAYGREHDIATEAWSPIAQGKVLGDPVITEIAGKLQRTPAQVVLRWHIQRGDIVFPKSVTRERIAENTHIFDFSLDDEDMGRITGLDRGENGRQGAHPDTFDWMPA, from the coding sequence ATGACCACCACCACGATTCCGGACATCACGCTCAACGACGGCAACACCATCCCGCAGCTCGGCTTCGGGGTGTTCCAGATCGAACCCCGGGACACCGTCGCCGCCGTACGCGAGGCGCTGCGGGTCGGCTACCGGCACATCGACACCGCCCAGATGTACGGCAACGAGGCCGAGGTCGGGCAGGCGATCCGGACCTCCGGGCTGGAACGGGAGGAGGTCTTCGTCACCAGCAAGCTGAGCAACGCCTTCCACCGCCCCGACGACGCCCGCAAGGCGATCCAGTCGACGCTCGACGAACTGAAGTTCAACTACGTCGACCTGTTCCTGATCCACTGGCCGCTGCCGACCCGCTACGACGGCGACTTCGTCTCCACCTGGAAGGCGCTGGAGGAGTTCCGGGCCGACGGCCGGGCCCGCTCGATCGGCGTGTCCAACTTCCAGGTGCCCCATCTGGAGCGGCTCGCCGCCGAGACCGACACCCCGCCGGCGGTCAACCAGGTCGAGGTGCACCCGTACTTCGGCAACGAGCAGGTCCGGGCGTACGGGCGGGAGCACGACATCGCCACCGAGGCGTGGTCGCCGATCGCCCAGGGGAAGGTGCTGGGCGACCCGGTGATCACCGAGATCGCCGGAAAGCTGCAACGCACCCCGGCCCAGGTGGTGCTCCGCTGGCACATCCAGCGTGGCGACATCGTCTTCCCCAAGTCGGTCACACGGGAGCGGATCGCGGAGAACACCCACATCTTCGACTTCAGCCTGGACGACGAGGACATGGGCCGGATCACCGGCCTCGACCGGGGCGAGAACGGCCGCCAGGGCGCCCACCCCGACACCTTCGACTGGATGCCGGCCTGA
- a CDS encoding MHS family MFS transporter yields MPGQAVPAGPNPGSPVVVSGGVGELALFWGGFPALGAGAGWLLATFVDRLAGWSWVPAQDLLELVASLPEPQVTVGALAVGTLAGLVIAGIGTWERLVVTVAPDRVALRQKGEEQEWSRATVRAVFRDRRQLVLLGPADEELFRESCDLSDRRLREAFLAHGYPWLAEDPHRDRYRRWVPGLPDLPPGADALLRARQDALKHDRRDDARELRRELAALGLVVRDESKRQYFRLTRAG; encoded by the coding sequence GTGCCGGGACAGGCCGTACCGGCGGGCCCGAATCCGGGCTCGCCGGTCGTGGTCAGCGGGGGCGTGGGCGAGCTGGCCCTGTTCTGGGGCGGGTTCCCGGCGCTCGGCGCCGGGGCCGGCTGGCTGCTGGCGACCTTCGTGGACCGGCTCGCCGGGTGGTCCTGGGTTCCGGCCCAGGACCTGCTCGAACTGGTCGCTTCGCTGCCCGAGCCGCAGGTCACCGTCGGGGCCCTGGCGGTGGGCACCCTCGCCGGGCTGGTGATCGCCGGGATCGGGACGTGGGAACGGCTCGTCGTCACCGTCGCCCCCGACCGGGTCGCCCTGCGCCAGAAGGGCGAGGAGCAGGAGTGGAGCCGTGCGACGGTCCGCGCGGTGTTCCGGGACCGCCGGCAGCTCGTGCTGCTCGGCCCGGCCGACGAGGAACTGTTCCGGGAGTCGTGCGACCTGAGCGACCGGCGGCTGCGGGAGGCGTTCCTCGCCCACGGCTATCCGTGGCTGGCCGAGGACCCGCACCGGGACCGGTACCGGCGCTGGGTGCCCGGCCTGCCCGACCTGCCACCGGGGGCGGACGCGCTGCTCCGGGCCCGGCAGGACGCGCTGAAGCACGACCGGCGCGACGACGCCCGGGAGTTGCGCCGGGAACTCGCCGCCCTGGGCCTGGTCGTCCGGGACGAGTCGAAGCGGCAGTACTTCCGGCTGACCCGGGCCGGGTGA
- a CDS encoding glycogen debranching protein, whose translation MPAPRARRTRAALAAGLAAALTAVAALVAPLVTAPPASAAIDARALGARYDSSGSRITFRVHSAAATRMTVNVYATPTGTGENASYLLTRDPSGVFSATVEVAALRAAGVTGTVYYGYRAWGPNWPYSSAWTKGSAAGFVADVDAAGNRFNPNKLLLDPYAREISHDPLRPGMTTSTTYASGPAYRTIDSGPHAAKGIVLAATTPAFGTKPTRALKDDLVYEVHLRGLTRNDPSVPAAYRGTYRGAGMKAAYLASLGVTAVEFLPLQETQNDTIDVDPTGTAGDNYWGYMTLNYFAPDRRYAYDRSPGGPTREFQQMVKAFHDAGIKVLVDVVYNHTGEGGVYSAGGSNVYDIVSWRGLDNPTYYSLTADRQSSWDNTGVGGNYNTYHPVAQDLIVDSLAYWKNTLGVDGFRHDLASVLGNTCQHGCFNYNRTDPNTALNRITREMPPRPAGGGAGVDWIAEPWALGDGTYQVGNFPAGWSEWNGQYRDTLRRDQNKLGVAAVTPGQLADRFAGSSDLYGDDGRRPWNSVNFMVAHDGFTLADLYACNTKNNNQAWPYGPSDGGTDDNISWDHGGVAADQRRAARNGHAFLMLSAGTPMITGGDEVLRGIRCNNNPYNLDSSANWLGWSPTADQTTFRTFASRLAAFRHAHPALRPANFYSAADTNGNGMPQLAWFTPAGSTPDAAYWGNAGNHALGWRIDGTEFGDPASAIYVGYNGWSGDVNFTLPSPGAGKQWYRVTDTATWAEGPNQVAVPGSEASIGGQGTNYLLRDRSLLLLVAR comes from the coding sequence ATGCCCGCACCTCGCGCCCGGCGTACCCGGGCCGCTCTCGCCGCCGGACTCGCCGCCGCGCTGACCGCCGTGGCCGCCCTGGTCGCACCCCTGGTCACCGCACCGCCGGCCAGCGCCGCGATCGACGCCCGCGCCCTCGGCGCGCGGTACGACAGCAGCGGGTCACGGATCACCTTCCGGGTCCACTCCGCCGCCGCCACCCGGATGACCGTCAACGTCTACGCCACCCCCACCGGCACCGGCGAGAACGCGAGCTACCTGCTCACCCGGGACCCCTCGGGCGTGTTCAGCGCCACCGTCGAGGTCGCCGCGCTGCGGGCCGCCGGTGTCACCGGCACCGTCTACTACGGCTACCGGGCCTGGGGACCGAACTGGCCGTACAGCAGCGCGTGGACCAAGGGCTCCGCGGCCGGCTTCGTCGCCGACGTGGACGCCGCCGGCAACCGGTTCAACCCCAACAAGCTGCTGCTCGACCCGTACGCCCGGGAGATCAGCCACGACCCGCTGCGCCCCGGCATGACCACCTCCACGACGTACGCCTCCGGGCCGGCGTACCGGACCATCGACAGCGGCCCGCACGCGGCCAAGGGGATCGTGCTCGCCGCCACCACGCCCGCCTTCGGCACCAAGCCGACCCGGGCGCTCAAGGACGACCTCGTCTACGAGGTGCACCTGCGCGGGCTGACCCGCAACGACCCGTCGGTGCCGGCCGCCTACCGGGGCACCTACCGGGGCGCGGGGATGAAGGCCGCGTACCTGGCCTCGCTCGGGGTGACCGCGGTGGAGTTCCTGCCGTTGCAGGAGACGCAGAACGACACCATCGACGTCGACCCGACCGGCACCGCGGGCGACAACTACTGGGGTTACATGACCCTGAACTACTTCGCCCCGGACCGCCGCTACGCCTACGACCGCTCCCCTGGCGGGCCGACCCGCGAGTTCCAGCAGATGGTGAAGGCGTTCCACGACGCCGGGATCAAGGTGCTGGTCGACGTGGTCTACAACCACACCGGCGAGGGCGGCGTCTACAGCGCCGGCGGGTCGAACGTCTACGACATCGTCTCCTGGCGCGGGCTGGACAACCCGACCTACTACTCGCTCACCGCCGACCGGCAGTCCTCCTGGGACAACACCGGCGTCGGCGGCAACTACAACACCTACCACCCGGTCGCCCAGGACCTGATCGTCGACTCGCTGGCGTACTGGAAGAACACGCTCGGCGTCGACGGGTTCCGGCACGACCTCGCCTCCGTGCTCGGCAACACCTGCCAGCACGGCTGCTTCAACTACAACAGGACCGACCCGAACACCGCGCTCAACCGGATCACCCGGGAGATGCCGCCCCGGCCGGCCGGCGGTGGCGCGGGCGTGGACTGGATCGCCGAGCCCTGGGCCCTGGGCGACGGGACGTACCAGGTCGGCAACTTCCCCGCCGGCTGGTCGGAGTGGAACGGGCAGTACCGGGACACGCTGCGCCGCGACCAGAACAAGCTCGGCGTCGCCGCGGTCACCCCGGGCCAGCTCGCCGACCGGTTCGCCGGCTCCTCCGACCTGTACGGCGACGACGGGCGACGCCCGTGGAACTCGGTCAACTTCATGGTCGCCCACGACGGGTTCACCCTGGCCGACCTGTACGCCTGCAACACGAAGAACAACAACCAGGCCTGGCCGTACGGCCCCTCCGACGGCGGCACCGACGACAACATCTCCTGGGACCATGGCGGGGTCGCCGCCGACCAGCGCCGGGCGGCGCGCAACGGGCACGCCTTCCTGATGCTCTCGGCCGGCACCCCGATGATCACCGGCGGGGACGAGGTGCTGCGCGGGATCCGCTGCAACAACAACCCGTACAACCTGGACTCGTCGGCGAACTGGCTGGGCTGGAGCCCGACCGCCGACCAGACCACCTTCCGGACCTTCGCCTCCCGGCTGGCCGCCTTCCGCCACGCCCACCCGGCGCTGCGCCCGGCGAACTTCTACTCCGCCGCCGACACCAACGGCAACGGAATGCCCCAGCTCGCCTGGTTCACCCCGGCCGGCAGCACGCCCGACGCGGCGTACTGGGGCAACGCCGGCAACCACGCGCTCGGCTGGCGGATCGACGGCACCGAGTTCGGCGACCCGGCGTCGGCGATCTACGTCGGCTACAACGGCTGGTCCGGGGACGTGAACTTCACCCTCCCGTCGCCCGGGGCCGGGAAGCAGTGGTACCGGGTCACCGACACCGCCACCTGGGCGGAGGGGCCCAACCAGGTCGCCGTGCCCGGGTCGGAGGCGTCGATCGGCGGCCAGGGCACCAACTACCTGCTGCGCGATCGCAGCCTGCTCCTCCTGGTCGCCCGCTAG
- a CDS encoding metallophosphoesterase family protein codes for MTENHTGRSAADDDSGSLTRRNVLALAGGAAVAAGVVGGEGAPAVAAPRPTEPYDTPTPRLGGRPLLCEPYLLDPQPSDVHVVWHTEEHGITQVVLVGSAVATLDDRAALDAATGRKPAGSGWRRVAAETTRLTRTREDASSAVPGRTYTAVRDRPVYRHLARVTGLRSGERTPYRVVSVDHMGRATVTDAYSLAPAVPRRKPVRLLLTSDHQLKTMTPANLEKVAETAGVRLDGVLVAGDLVNVPDRASEWFDSTTGLAFFAGLTGRAERVVAGRTYRGAPLVQHSPIFPAIGNHEVMGRWSDTAGLDSQFNDPQPIEVARRRWRETRPAGIDEETWLAQHSWDVTTYEEIFPYPRSAEGGPRWWSRTIGDVHLVTLFATQIWRSGAANTRGKFSENPADLADEAKWGYGQFIFEPVKKGSRQYRWLEKELASSAARQAKYRVVMYHHPGHGLGDNSAPPFTDPVQEITRDPATGAVTGVRYRYPLADDHILRDLEPLFSAGGVNLVHNGHSHLWNRFRNADGVNWLETSNVGNSYGAYDPSSGTSRNLPESPDHVRQGDPGGLTPVVPTVAPLTDAAGKPLPYVASNDITVFSLLDSAAGVVRSYRFDTRQPSSAVVLFDEFPLA; via the coding sequence ATGACCGAGAACCACACTGGCCGCTCCGCCGCCGACGACGACTCCGGAAGTCTCACCCGCCGTAACGTCCTCGCCCTCGCCGGTGGTGCCGCCGTGGCCGCCGGCGTGGTCGGCGGCGAGGGCGCGCCGGCCGTCGCCGCGCCGCGACCCACCGAACCGTACGACACTCCCACCCCGCGCCTCGGCGGCCGGCCGCTGCTCTGCGAGCCGTACCTGCTCGACCCGCAGCCGAGCGACGTCCACGTCGTCTGGCACACCGAGGAACACGGCATCACCCAGGTGGTGCTGGTCGGCTCGGCGGTCGCCACGCTCGACGACCGGGCCGCCCTCGACGCGGCCACCGGCCGTAAGCCCGCCGGCTCCGGCTGGCGTCGGGTCGCCGCCGAGACCACCCGACTGACCCGTACCCGGGAGGACGCCTCCTCGGCGGTCCCCGGCCGGACGTACACGGCGGTGCGGGACCGGCCGGTGTACCGGCACCTGGCCCGGGTGACCGGCCTGCGGTCCGGCGAACGCACGCCGTACCGGGTGGTCTCCGTCGACCACATGGGACGGGCCACGGTGACGGACGCGTACTCGCTCGCTCCGGCGGTGCCCCGGCGCAAGCCGGTGCGACTGCTGCTCACCAGCGACCACCAGCTCAAGACGATGACCCCGGCCAACCTGGAGAAGGTCGCCGAGACCGCCGGGGTGCGCCTGGACGGCGTCCTCGTCGCCGGGGACCTGGTCAACGTGCCGGACCGGGCCAGCGAGTGGTTCGACAGCACCACCGGGTTGGCGTTCTTCGCCGGGCTGACCGGCCGGGCCGAGCGCGTCGTCGCCGGACGCACCTACCGGGGCGCGCCGCTGGTCCAGCACTCGCCGATCTTCCCGGCGATCGGCAACCACGAGGTGATGGGGCGCTGGTCCGACACGGCCGGCCTGGACAGCCAGTTCAACGACCCGCAGCCGATCGAGGTGGCCCGCCGCCGCTGGCGGGAGACCCGCCCGGCCGGCATCGACGAGGAGACCTGGCTGGCCCAGCACTCCTGGGACGTGACCACCTACGAGGAGATCTTCCCGTACCCGCGCAGCGCCGAGGGCGGGCCGCGCTGGTGGTCCCGGACCATCGGCGACGTGCACCTGGTCACCCTCTTCGCCACCCAGATCTGGCGGTCGGGGGCGGCCAACACCCGGGGCAAGTTCTCCGAGAACCCGGCGGACCTGGCCGACGAGGCGAAGTGGGGCTACGGGCAGTTCATCTTCGAGCCGGTGAAGAAGGGCTCGCGGCAGTACCGCTGGCTGGAGAAGGAGCTGGCCTCCAGCGCGGCCCGGCAGGCGAAGTACCGGGTGGTGATGTACCACCACCCCGGCCACGGTCTGGGGGACAACTCCGCGCCGCCGTTCACCGACCCGGTGCAGGAGATCACCCGGGACCCGGCCACCGGCGCGGTGACCGGAGTGCGCTACCGCTACCCGCTCGCCGACGACCACATCCTGCGTGACCTGGAGCCGCTCTTCTCGGCGGGCGGGGTGAACCTGGTCCACAACGGCCACTCGCACCTGTGGAACCGGTTCCGCAACGCCGACGGGGTGAACTGGCTGGAGACCTCGAACGTCGGCAACAGCTACGGCGCGTACGACCCGTCCAGCGGGACGTCCCGCAACCTGCCGGAGAGCCCCGACCACGTCCGGCAGGGCGACCCGGGTGGCCTGACCCCGGTGGTGCCGACCGTCGCGCCGCTGACCGACGCCGCCGGGAAGCCGCTGCCCTACGTGGCGAGCAACGACATCACGGTGTTCTCGCTGCTGGACTCGGCGGCCGGGGTGGTGCGTTCGTACCGCTTCGACACCCGTCAGCCGAGCTCGGCGGTGGTGCTCTTCGACGAGTTCCCGCTCGCCTGA
- a CDS encoding endonuclease: MNIRSIARSRTGRMITAVALAVAVAVPVVVTSASAATALTVAQALAAQDGRSATVTGYVIGQPTSTTTVLRSGFTADTAIAIADSAAETSASRMLYVQVTSAYRTTFGLLTNPELRGKQVTTTGTLTAYFSHGGLKSPTAMSLGGTTTPSPTSSPTPGPTSTPPGGDYDPAYYADATGKTGSALRSALHSIIKVQTKLSYDQAWEALKDTDQDPANTNNVILLYSGRSQSKTTNGGDANDWNREHVWAKSHGDFGTSTGPGTDVHHLRPEDVTVNSTRGNKDFDNGGSPVGEAPGSYTDADSFEPRNAVKGDVARMIMYMAIRYEGNDGWPNLELNNSVNNGSAPYHGKMSVLLQWHQADPPDAFEKRRNQRIYERWQGNRNPFVDHPEWAASIWS; encoded by the coding sequence ATGAATATTAGGAGCATCGCACGCTCGCGAACCGGGCGGATGATCACCGCCGTCGCACTGGCCGTCGCGGTGGCGGTACCCGTCGTGGTGACCTCCGCCTCGGCCGCGACGGCTCTCACCGTGGCCCAGGCGCTCGCCGCCCAGGACGGCCGTTCGGCGACCGTGACCGGGTACGTCATCGGCCAGCCCACCTCGACCACCACGGTGCTCCGGTCCGGCTTCACCGCCGACACCGCGATCGCCATCGCCGACTCGGCCGCCGAGACCAGCGCGAGCCGGATGCTCTACGTCCAGGTCACCAGCGCGTACCGGACCACGTTCGGGCTGCTCACCAACCCGGAGCTGCGCGGGAAGCAGGTCACCACGACCGGCACGCTGACCGCGTACTTCAGCCACGGCGGGTTGAAGAGCCCGACCGCGATGAGCCTCGGCGGCACCACCACGCCGTCGCCGACGTCGTCCCCCACGCCGGGCCCGACCAGCACCCCGCCCGGCGGCGACTACGACCCCGCGTACTACGCCGACGCGACCGGCAAGACCGGCAGCGCGCTGCGCAGCGCGCTGCACTCGATCATCAAGGTGCAGACGAAACTCTCCTACGACCAGGCGTGGGAGGCGCTCAAGGACACCGACCAGGACCCGGCGAACACGAACAACGTCATCCTCCTCTACTCCGGGCGCTCGCAGAGCAAGACCACCAACGGCGGCGACGCCAACGACTGGAACCGCGAGCACGTCTGGGCCAAGTCGCACGGCGACTTCGGCACCTCGACCGGGCCGGGCACCGACGTGCACCACCTGCGCCCGGAGGACGTCACGGTCAACTCGACCCGGGGCAACAAGGACTTCGACAACGGCGGCAGCCCGGTCGGCGAGGCCCCCGGCAGCTACACCGACGCCGATTCGTTCGAGCCGCGCAACGCGGTCAAGGGCGACGTCGCGCGAATGATCATGTACATGGCCATCCGGTACGAGGGGAACGACGGCTGGCCGAACCTGGAGCTGAACAACTCGGTCAACAACGGCAGCGCGCCGTACCACGGGAAGATGTCGGTGCTGCTCCAGTGGCACCAGGCCGACCCGCCGGACGCCTTCGAGAAGCGCCGCAACCAGCGGATCTACGAGCGCTGGCAGGGCAACCGCAACCCGTTCGTCGACCACCCGGAGTGGGCCGCCTCGATCTGGAGCTGA
- a CDS encoding serine hydrolase domain-containing protein yields the protein MRRSTVVTLVVGLVVGALALFGAPRPPHLTARTTGDADLAAVVRKAAGDTEGLRGLSVALVEPGGVRVAGLGERNADGAPVEADTTFEIGSVTKPLTGMLLADQVAAGVVRPDDRLRDALPVSGPTGDVTLAELASHRAGLPRVPVTSVGGAFGLWWANVTAADPYAGQDVDWLTRTAGETEPGDGRGRVEYSNLGAALLGQALAAKAGTTYPELLDRELLTPLGMDRTSVHLDGAAPPAGHADGGRATGRPTDPWTGSGWVPAGVGTWSTSGDLGKLVAALLAGTAPGADAATARFEEDGRNRIGYGWFTTRHGDRDVVWHNGGTGGFRAYVGVDRAAGKGVVVLGNTDRSVDPIGLRLLGVPEEDLPDDSAGLPGWVGVGLALVFSLIGGLSLLSTARRGPDRLSVLDAALWVPASLLLAYRLGEWTVLPGWVWAVGCGLGAAGLALAVLRWRALPLVAGVPPWRRWTGTALTVFFVLVTFVAVG from the coding sequence ATGCGCAGGTCCACCGTCGTCACCCTCGTCGTCGGCCTGGTCGTCGGGGCGCTGGCCCTGTTCGGGGCGCCCCGCCCACCCCACCTGACGGCGCGCACGACCGGGGACGCCGACCTCGCCGCCGTCGTCCGCAAGGCCGCCGGGGACACCGAGGGCCTGCGCGGGCTCTCCGTCGCCCTCGTCGAGCCGGGCGGTGTCCGGGTCGCCGGTCTCGGCGAACGGAACGCCGACGGCGCACCGGTCGAGGCGGACACCACCTTCGAGATCGGCTCCGTCACCAAGCCACTGACCGGCATGCTCCTCGCCGACCAGGTGGCCGCCGGCGTCGTACGCCCCGACGACCGGCTGCGCGACGCCCTGCCGGTGAGCGGCCCGACCGGCGACGTCACCCTGGCCGAGTTGGCCAGTCACCGCGCCGGACTGCCCCGGGTGCCGGTCACCTCGGTCGGCGGCGCGTTCGGGCTTTGGTGGGCAAACGTCACCGCCGCCGACCCGTACGCCGGACAGGACGTCGACTGGCTCACCCGGACCGCCGGGGAGACCGAGCCGGGCGACGGCCGGGGCCGGGTCGAGTACTCCAACCTGGGCGCGGCGCTGCTCGGGCAGGCGCTCGCCGCGAAGGCCGGCACCACCTACCCGGAACTGCTGGACCGGGAACTGCTCACCCCGCTGGGCATGGACCGCACCTCCGTCCACCTCGACGGGGCCGCCCCGCCCGCCGGGCACGCCGACGGTGGGCGGGCCACCGGCCGGCCGACCGACCCGTGGACCGGCTCCGGCTGGGTGCCGGCCGGCGTCGGCACCTGGTCCACCTCCGGCGACCTCGGCAAGCTCGTCGCCGCCCTGCTCGCCGGCACCGCGCCGGGCGCGGACGCCGCCACCGCGCGCTTCGAGGAGGACGGGCGCAACCGCATCGGGTACGGCTGGTTCACCACCCGGCACGGTGACCGGGACGTCGTCTGGCACAACGGTGGCACCGGCGGCTTCCGGGCGTACGTCGGTGTGGACCGGGCCGCCGGAAAGGGCGTGGTCGTGCTCGGCAACACCGACCGGTCGGTGGACCCGATCGGGCTGCGGCTGCTCGGCGTACCGGAGGAGGACCTGCCCGACGACAGCGCCGGCCTGCCGGGTTGGGTCGGGGTGGGGCTGGCGCTGGTGTTCAGCCTCATCGGTGGGCTGTCGCTGCTGAGCACCGCGCGACGCGGTCCGGACCGGTTGAGTGTGCTCGACGCGGCGCTCTGGGTGCCGGCGTCCCTGCTCCTGGCGTACCGGCTGGGGGAGTGGACGGTGCTGCCGGGCTGGGTCTGGGCGGTCGGCTGCGGGCTGGGCGCGGCCGGGCTGGCCCTGGCCGTCCTGCGGTGGCGGGCCCTGCCCCTGGTCGCCGGTGTGCCGCCCTGGCGGCGCTGGACCGGCACCGCGTTGACCGTGTTCTTCGTCCTGGTCACCTTCGTGGCCGTCGGCTGA
- a CDS encoding flavoprotein, whose amino-acid sequence MSRAPVLHLVVSAAGPARGIPALVDLLIADGWTVCLILSPTAATWLDREALAEATGHPVRVEWRLPGDPEPHPVADAVAAVPATFNVMNKWANGINDNVALGVLNGAVGAGLPVHAFPYVGRGLGNHPAYAGNRRLLEQAGVVVTDLPDPDREGWQPVVDTLRPTRVRRSAG is encoded by the coding sequence ATGAGCCGCGCACCCGTGCTGCACCTGGTCGTCTCCGCCGCCGGCCCTGCCCGGGGGATCCCCGCCCTCGTCGACCTGCTGATCGCCGACGGCTGGACGGTCTGCCTGATCCTCAGCCCGACTGCGGCGACCTGGCTCGACCGCGAAGCCCTCGCCGAGGCGACCGGCCACCCGGTCCGCGTCGAGTGGCGGCTCCCCGGCGACCCCGAGCCGCACCCCGTGGCCGACGCCGTCGCGGCCGTGCCGGCTACCTTCAACGTGATGAACAAGTGGGCGAACGGCATCAACGACAATGTCGCCCTCGGCGTCCTCAACGGTGCGGTCGGCGCCGGCCTGCCGGTGCATGCCTTCCCGTACGTCGGCCGCGGCCTCGGCAACCACCCCGCTTACGCCGGCAACCGCCGTTTGCTGGAGCAGGCCGGCGTGGTCGTCACCGACCTGCCCGACCCGGACCGGGAAGGCTGGCAACCGGTCGTCGACACCCTCCGCCCCACCCGCGTACGCCGCTCCGCCGGGTGA